From one Streptomyces sp. Q6 genomic stretch:
- a CDS encoding RNA-binding protein: protein MSSAGIQRHGPRTLAVSQRISGRGGKATARFVGRRLLFARVQKNGGVLTYVYRVTKYDPADRDEYGHYVGTEDIVSDHGEVEAASLQAVAEFARDTAVDHLAVREPGVPSLAHFGVESAMDCFGLDGLFPDDLAGFYDGAEVALDVALELVRIMLRGSGAWCRLEVEDTFAVHVGWDQYLYISSSRPCEKALARARGLGLFPERIAVSPYAFEDEEEGVQRPADDEFWFDLLRAVATGRAGILEETYLDGASRWHLLTREAIEAVRAGLAPRARLEVWPPLSGDIDAVLGNLPEDGLVEGVWQDKNGHIHSAIADEDEFPELSALISSASGAALLSVYAGERAPLCTAVMPDNDGVLRARWRTEPTPNDQDWALRHSQA from the coding sequence ATGTCCTCCGCTGGGATTCAGAGGCATGGTCCCAGGACGCTGGCGGTCAGCCAACGGATTTCCGGGCGCGGTGGGAAGGCAACCGCACGCTTCGTCGGACGGCGTCTGCTCTTTGCACGCGTGCAGAAGAATGGGGGCGTGCTGACCTATGTCTACCGTGTCACCAAGTACGATCCAGCCGACCGTGACGAGTACGGGCACTACGTCGGCACGGAAGACATCGTCAGCGACCACGGCGAGGTCGAGGCGGCTTCTCTCCAGGCGGTCGCTGAGTTCGCCAGGGACACCGCCGTCGATCACTTGGCCGTACGCGAACCAGGGGTTCCGTCCCTTGCGCACTTCGGCGTGGAGTCGGCGATGGACTGCTTCGGGTTGGACGGCCTCTTCCCGGATGATTTGGCCGGCTTCTACGACGGGGCAGAGGTGGCGCTCGATGTCGCCCTGGAGTTGGTGCGGATCATGCTGCGGGGCAGCGGCGCCTGGTGCCGGCTGGAGGTGGAGGACACCTTCGCGGTTCATGTGGGATGGGACCAGTACCTCTACATCAGCAGCAGCCGGCCTTGCGAGAAGGCACTGGCTCGAGCCCGCGGGCTCGGGCTGTTCCCCGAACGTATCGCTGTGTCCCCGTACGCCTTCGAGGACGAGGAGGAAGGCGTGCAGCGTCCCGCAGACGATGAGTTCTGGTTCGACCTCCTCCGCGCCGTCGCCACAGGTCGCGCCGGAATCCTCGAGGAGACCTATCTCGATGGCGCCTCACGGTGGCACCTCCTCACCCGCGAAGCCATCGAGGCGGTGCGTGCCGGACTGGCTCCCCGGGCCCGCCTGGAGGTCTGGCCTCCCTTGTCCGGTGACATCGACGCCGTCCTGGGCAACCTGCCCGAGGACGGACTCGTCGAAGGCGTCTGGCAGGACAAGAACGGCCACATCCACAGCGCCATCGCCGACGAGGACGAGTTCCCGGAACTTTCCGCCCTGATCTCCAGCGCCTCGGGCGCCGCGCTCCTGTCCGTATACGCGGGCGAACGTGCACCTCTGTGTACCGCGGTCATGCCCGACAACGACGGAGTTCTACGGGCTCGTTGGCGGACCGAGCCAACACCGAACGACCAAGACTGGGCACTACGGCACTCCCAAGCCTGA
- a CDS encoding transcriptional regulator, producing MPEKNLEFGKYGARGTRGSEVVARRLDGLVDFITTPVTAPRGLLARLHYLTKTPRMLQAAREQGLTVTDRTLKTWLDGKRRPSKANLERIDAVYRTVRRHNVARHLLRRLNSCGGTRVEIHPFNQSQVARPHQRVVEFRKLNVRRWDRIVTAWANRDQQTLDDVWATDVLPDLGSQWGQYEYVSNIGFAA from the coding sequence GTGCCCGAGAAGAACCTCGAGTTCGGCAAATACGGTGCCCGCGGGACCAGAGGCAGCGAGGTGGTCGCCCGCCGCCTGGACGGCCTCGTCGACTTCATCACGACTCCCGTCACCGCCCCGCGCGGCCTGCTCGCCCGCCTCCATTACCTCACCAAGACGCCGCGGATGCTCCAGGCCGCCCGTGAACAAGGGCTGACGGTCACGGACCGGACCCTGAAGACATGGCTGGACGGCAAACGCCGCCCCTCGAAGGCCAACCTGGAACGCATCGACGCCGTCTACCGCACGGTGCGCCGCCACAACGTCGCCCGCCACCTCCTGCGGCGTCTCAACTCCTGCGGCGGCACGAGGGTGGAGATCCACCCCTTCAACCAGTCCCAGGTCGCCAGGCCGCACCAGCGCGTCGTGGAGTTCCGGAAACTGAACGTGCGGCGCTGGGACCGCATCGTGACCGCCTGGGCCAACAGAGACCAGCAGACTCTCGACGACGTATGGGCCACCGACGTCCTGCCCGACCTCGGCAGCCAATGGGGCCAGTACGAATACGTCTCCAACATCGGCTTCGCCGCCTGA
- a CDS encoding MBL fold metallo-hydrolase encodes MDSDIDSITLGDIEIIRVEEVRGPFGAPGDLFPGIEDTWRAGEEWLAPHFQDPGSGAVLAAVQAWVLRSAGQVIVVDPGVGNGRERPATPHFSGLDTDFLDRLARAGVRPEDVDLVINTHLHGDHVGWNTVEENGSWVPTFPNATYLVPRVDHDFYGPGGAARTPHGNHALLFADSVAPVVKAGQAVLWDGDSHRVDASLVLEPAPGHTPGSSVLRLASGADRAVFVGDLLHSPVQFLAPTCSSAMCVDRTQSAASRVRVLQRAADEGELVIPAHFPGPGAAEIRRDGDRFVVNRWRA; translated from the coding sequence ATGGATAGCGACATCGACAGCATCACGCTCGGCGACATCGAGATCATCAGGGTCGAGGAGGTGCGCGGGCCGTTCGGGGCGCCCGGCGACCTGTTTCCCGGCATCGAGGACACCTGGCGTGCGGGCGAGGAGTGGCTCGCCCCGCACTTCCAGGACCCCGGCAGCGGCGCGGTGCTCGCCGCCGTGCAGGCGTGGGTGCTGCGCAGCGCAGGCCAGGTCATCGTGGTCGATCCGGGGGTGGGCAATGGCCGCGAGCGTCCGGCCACCCCGCACTTTTCCGGCCTCGACACCGACTTCCTCGACCGGCTCGCGCGGGCAGGGGTGCGTCCCGAGGACGTCGACCTCGTCATCAACACGCATCTCCACGGCGACCACGTGGGCTGGAACACCGTGGAGGAAAACGGAAGTTGGGTACCGACGTTCCCGAACGCCACGTATCTCGTGCCGCGTGTGGACCATGACTTCTACGGACCTGGCGGCGCTGCCCGCACCCCGCACGGCAATCACGCTCTCCTCTTCGCGGACAGTGTCGCGCCGGTGGTGAAGGCAGGGCAGGCTGTGCTGTGGGATGGGGACTCGCATCGCGTCGACGCGAGTCTCGTCCTGGAGCCCGCGCCCGGGCACACCCCGGGCTCGTCCGTGCTACGGCTCGCCTCCGGCGCGGACCGGGCCGTCTTCGTAGGAGATCTGCTGCACAGTCCGGTGCAGTTCCTCGCGCCGACCTGCAGCAGCGCGATGTGCGTGGACCGGACACAGTCGGCTGCCAGCAGGGTCCGAGTACTGCAACGAGCGGCCGACGAGGGGGAGTTGGTGATTCCCGCGCACTTTCCCGGTCCCGGCGCGGCGGAGATCCGCAGGGACGGGGACCGGTTCGTGGTCAACCGGTGGAGGGCGTGA